In Candidatus Melainabacteria bacterium RIFOXYA2_FULL_32_9, a single genomic region encodes these proteins:
- a CDS encoding YggU family protein, whose protein sequence is MNNSDNEKLKITKLTDGIKISVKIIPNSSKCEIAGIIDNSLRIKLDVPPIEGKANEKCIKFLSKLLGVPKTSINIISGEKSKNKILYIKGNPEELAAKIYAYKY, encoded by the coding sequence ATGAATAACTCAGATAACGAAAAACTTAAGATAACCAAACTCACAGATGGGATCAAAATTAGTGTAAAAATAATTCCCAATTCTTCAAAATGTGAAATTGCAGGCATTATCGATAATAGCTTGAGGATAAAACTTGATGTACCTCCAATTGAAGGAAAAGCAAATGAAAAATGCATCAAATTTCTATCAAAATTACTTGGAGTTCCTAAAACATCAATAAATATAATAAGCGGTGAAAAATCTAAAAACAAAATCCTTTATATTAAAGGTAATCCTGAAGAATTAGCCGCCAAAATTTATGCTTATAAATACTAA
- a CDS encoding preprotein translocase subunit SecG, which yields MLGFFQAVQVISGALLILLILLHSPKGAGLAAIGDAAQLFSSQRSVEAGLNKFTAIISTIFIVSSILLGFGIIR from the coding sequence ATGTTAGGATTTTTTCAAGCTGTACAAGTAATTTCAGGGGCGCTGCTCATATTATTAATTCTACTTCACTCACCAAAAGGAGCAGGTCTAGCCGCAATTGGTGATGCAGCACAGTTATTTTCAAGTCAAAGAAGTGTTGAAGCAGGATTAAATAAATTTACAGCTATAATTTCAACCATATTTATTGTTTCTTCTATCCTATTAGGATTTGGAATTATCAGATAA